One genomic region from Streptomyces sp. NBC_00582 encodes:
- a CDS encoding ATP-binding protein, producing the protein MQAAVTVTPSRIPELLLGLATVRPVFLWGAPGIGKSSLVREFAESLGLECVSLLGTQLAPEDLIGVPQIRDGRSVFCPPEAIARDEPYCLFLDELNAATPDVQKAFYSLILDRRIGTYELPAGSIVIGAGNRATDNALARPIASALVNRLTHVHLEASPRDWLAWAAAHGIHPWILDHLTDRPDHLWSKPPKTEEPFSTPRSWHMLSDALHSFGRDLDEDTLKVLAHGTLTPAHATAFCGYVKIVRSRYGIEAVLRGDAPWPHRVEDRDLLYYLADSFRGRLIKELPAVREHMSANGRQTAYRAKSLLVQLAEISVEVAQTVIASDPDGNPVLPSWFLVEAARDMPRLVEARR; encoded by the coding sequence TTGCAGGCTGCCGTCACCGTCACGCCCTCCCGCATCCCCGAACTCCTCCTCGGCCTCGCCACCGTGCGGCCCGTCTTCCTCTGGGGAGCCCCCGGCATCGGCAAGTCCTCCCTGGTCCGCGAGTTCGCCGAGTCACTGGGCCTGGAGTGCGTGAGCCTGCTCGGCACGCAGCTCGCGCCCGAGGACCTGATCGGCGTGCCGCAGATCCGCGACGGACGGTCGGTGTTCTGCCCGCCGGAGGCGATCGCCCGCGACGAGCCGTACTGCCTGTTCCTGGACGAGCTCAACGCGGCCACCCCGGACGTGCAGAAGGCGTTCTACTCGCTGATCCTGGACCGCCGTATCGGCACCTACGAACTCCCCGCGGGCTCGATCGTCATCGGCGCCGGCAACCGCGCCACCGACAACGCGCTCGCCCGGCCCATCGCCTCCGCCCTCGTCAACCGCCTCACCCACGTCCACCTGGAGGCCTCCCCGAGGGACTGGCTGGCCTGGGCCGCCGCCCACGGCATCCACCCCTGGATCCTCGACCACCTCACCGACCGGCCCGACCACCTGTGGTCCAAGCCGCCGAAGACCGAGGAGCCCTTCTCCACGCCCCGCTCCTGGCACATGCTCTCCGACGCGCTGCACTCCTTCGGCCGCGACCTCGACGAGGACACCCTCAAGGTCCTCGCCCACGGCACGCTCACCCCCGCGCACGCCACCGCCTTCTGCGGCTACGTCAAGATCGTCCGCAGCCGGTACGGCATCGAGGCCGTCCTGCGCGGCGACGCGCCCTGGCCGCACCGCGTCGAGGACCGCGACCTGCTCTACTACCTCGCCGACTCCTTCCGCGGCCGGCTGATCAAGGAACTCCCCGCCGTCCGCGAACACATGTCGGCCAACGGCCGGCAGACCGCGTACCGCGCCAAGTCGCTGCTCGTCCAGCTCGCCGAGATCTCCGTCGAGGTCGCCCAGACCGTCATCGCCTCCGACCCCGACGGCAACCCCGTCCTGCCCTCCTGGTTCCTGGTGGAGGCGGCCCGCGACATGCCCCGACTGGTGGAGGCCCGACGGTGA
- a CDS encoding MBL fold metallo-hydrolase, whose protein sequence is MPVEITWWGHATCTVEDANVRVLTDPLFARRLAHLRRRRGAPPPPDAWRADVAVVSHLHADHLHVPSLARLAPGTRLLVPRGAPRAVPGLRRLAHLRVSEMEPGDETSVGGVRIRAVPARHDGRRLPLGPHRSPALGYVVEGEARTYFAGDTGLFEEMAGEVGPVDVALLPVGGWGPYLGEGHLDAGRAAEALARLAPGSAVPVHYGTYWPIGMDAVRPHEFHAPGEEFVRLAARRAPGVTVHRLGHGESVRPEVAR, encoded by the coding sequence GTGCCGGTGGAGATCACCTGGTGGGGTCACGCGACCTGCACGGTCGAGGATGCGAACGTGCGCGTGCTGACCGACCCTCTGTTCGCACGCCGGCTCGCGCATCTGCGGCGCCGCCGGGGCGCTCCGCCGCCGCCGGACGCGTGGCGGGCGGACGTGGCGGTGGTCTCCCATCTGCACGCCGACCATCTCCATGTGCCGTCGCTGGCGCGCCTCGCGCCGGGTACGCGCCTGCTGGTGCCCCGGGGTGCGCCGCGCGCCGTGCCGGGGCTGCGGCGGCTCGCTCATCTGCGGGTCAGCGAGATGGAGCCGGGTGACGAGACCTCGGTGGGCGGGGTGCGGATACGGGCGGTGCCGGCGCGGCACGACGGGCGGCGGCTGCCGCTGGGGCCGCACCGCTCCCCCGCGCTCGGGTATGTCGTCGAGGGGGAGGCGCGCACCTACTTCGCGGGGGACACGGGGCTGTTCGAGGAGATGGCCGGGGAGGTCGGGCCGGTCGACGTGGCGCTGCTGCCGGTGGGCGGCTGGGGTCCGTATCTGGGCGAGGGGCATCTGGACGCGGGCCGGGCGGCCGAGGCGCTGGCGCGGCTGGCGCCGGGGAGCGCGGTGCCGGTGCACTACGGCACGTACTGGCCGATCGGGATGGACGCCGTGCGCCCCCATGAGTTCCATGCGCCGGGTGAGGAGTTCGTGCGCCTTGCGGCGCGGCGTGCGCCGGGCGTGACGGTGCACCGGCTGGGGCACGGTGAGAGCGTGCGCCCGGAGGTCGCCCGGTGA
- a CDS encoding phage holin family protein translates to MRGVRWRRAVSQAGRSLAVWAVSTLTMLVLAGILPDFRLQSADGDSATTIAVTAAVGAGVFGLLSALVWPLLVRLLLLVPALVLGLLVFFLNGSLLLIALRLTPSGQTEAAPETAVIVAAVMSAVASATGGALAVRDDDAYRRRLYRLADRRRRGGPPCAPTPGTVFLQLDGVGHDVLAAAVRDGLMPTVATWLGHPGPVPGPTAPPTHRLTPWHTDWSSQTGASQLGILHGSNHDVPAFRWYEKDSGEVMVSNRPTSAAELQRRAVERTGDGGLLTLDGASRGNLFGGGADEQALVLSIATRRRGRDTRSRAGYFAYFSDPANAVRTALSFVAEVVREITQSTRARLRGDRPRVGRGGLYPFVRAFATVVERDVVVAAVMGDLLAGRTAVYADLVAYDEVAHHSGPLGRDTAQVLGRLDRALALIEKAAEHAPRPYRIVVLSDHGQSPGETFRARYGLTLGDLVRAGCGLPVPRRAERTHSGAEARAAVRAALRRPVEEGGARHRPAGRRSEPIVLASGNLGLISFPDVPHRMTKEEIDARHPALLSTLANHPGIGFLLVRSEEHGGVVLGAYGAETPLDRLDDDPGPLAPFGPGAADAVRRTHSFPHTADIMVNSFLDPADGEVLAFEEQIGSHGGLGGAQSRPFLLSPLDLSAPVEDGAALTGAEHVHRVLRRWLRESDGPQIPLEPAPEERAA, encoded by the coding sequence GTGCGAGGGGTGCGGTGGCGGCGAGCCGTCAGCCAGGCGGGGCGGAGTCTCGCGGTGTGGGCCGTCTCCACCCTGACGATGCTGGTGCTCGCGGGGATCCTGCCGGACTTCCGTCTGCAGTCCGCCGACGGCGACAGCGCCACCACCATCGCCGTCACCGCGGCCGTCGGCGCCGGTGTCTTCGGCCTGCTGTCCGCCCTGGTCTGGCCCCTCCTCGTCCGCCTGCTGCTGCTGGTGCCCGCGCTCGTCCTCGGCCTGCTGGTGTTCTTCCTCAACGGCTCCCTGCTGCTGATAGCGCTCAGACTGACGCCCTCCGGGCAGACCGAGGCCGCCCCCGAGACCGCCGTCATCGTCGCCGCCGTGATGTCCGCCGTCGCCTCCGCGACCGGCGGCGCCCTCGCCGTCCGCGACGACGACGCCTACCGCCGCCGCCTCTACCGCCTCGCCGACCGCCGCCGCAGAGGCGGCCCGCCCTGCGCCCCCACCCCGGGCACCGTGTTCCTCCAACTCGACGGCGTGGGCCACGACGTCCTGGCCGCCGCCGTCCGCGACGGCCTGATGCCCACCGTCGCCACCTGGCTCGGCCACCCCGGCCCGGTCCCCGGGCCCACGGCGCCCCCCACCCACCGGCTCACCCCCTGGCACACCGACTGGTCCAGTCAGACCGGCGCCAGTCAGCTCGGCATCCTGCACGGCAGCAACCACGACGTGCCCGCCTTCCGCTGGTACGAGAAGGACAGCGGGGAGGTGATGGTCAGCAACCGCCCCACCAGCGCCGCGGAACTCCAGCGCCGCGCCGTCGAGCGCACCGGCGACGGCGGACTGCTCACCCTCGACGGCGCGAGCCGCGGCAACCTCTTCGGCGGCGGCGCCGACGAACAGGCCCTCGTGCTGTCCATCGCCACCCGCAGACGAGGCCGCGACACCCGCTCCCGCGCCGGCTACTTCGCCTACTTCTCCGACCCCGCCAACGCCGTGCGCACCGCCCTGTCCTTCGTCGCCGAGGTCGTCCGCGAGATCACCCAGTCCACCCGCGCCCGACTGCGCGGGGACCGCCCGCGCGTGGGCCGCGGCGGGCTCTACCCGTTCGTCCGCGCCTTCGCCACCGTCGTCGAACGGGACGTCGTCGTGGCCGCCGTCATGGGCGACCTCCTCGCCGGCCGCACCGCCGTCTACGCCGACCTCGTCGCCTACGACGAGGTCGCCCACCACTCCGGGCCGCTCGGCCGGGACACCGCCCAGGTCCTCGGCCGCCTCGACCGGGCCCTCGCCCTGATCGAGAAGGCCGCCGAGCACGCCCCCCGCCCCTACCGGATCGTCGTCCTGTCCGACCACGGCCAGAGCCCCGGCGAGACCTTCCGCGCCCGCTACGGCCTCACCCTCGGCGACCTGGTGCGGGCCGGCTGCGGACTGCCCGTGCCGCGCCGCGCCGAACGCACCCACAGCGGCGCCGAGGCCCGCGCCGCCGTCCGCGCCGCCCTGCGCCGGCCGGTCGAGGAGGGCGGCGCACGGCACCGGCCCGCCGGCCGCCGCTCCGAGCCGATCGTCCTCGCCTCCGGCAACCTCGGCCTGATCTCCTTCCCCGACGTCCCGCACCGCATGACCAAGGAGGAGATCGACGCCCGTCACCCCGCCCTGCTGTCCACCCTCGCCAACCACCCCGGCATCGGCTTCCTGCTGGTCCGCAGCGAGGAGCACGGCGGGGTCGTCCTCGGCGCGTACGGCGCCGAGACACCCCTGGACCGGCTCGACGACGACCCCGGCCCGCTCGCGCCGTTCGGACCCGGCGCCGCCGACGCCGTGCGCCGCACCCACTCCTTCCCGCACACCGCCGACATCATGGTCAACTCCTTCCTCGACCCCGCCGACGGCGAGGTCCTCGCCTTCGAGGAGCAGATCGGCTCCCACGGCGGCCTCGGCGGCGCCCAGTCCCGACCCTTCCTGCTGTCCCCGCTCGACCTGTCCGCGCCCGTCGAGGACGGCGCGGCCCTGACGGGCGCCGAACACGTCCACCGCGTCCTGCGCCGCTGGCTGCGCGAATCCGACGGCCCCCAGATCCCCCTGGAGCCCGCACCGGAGGAACGGGCCGCCTGA
- a CDS encoding DedA family protein yields the protein MRWWFAAAATAVVPTESTQQAIGYPSLFLLVLIGALVPVVPTGALVSSAAVVAFHQTAPFSLALVFLTASLAAFLGDAALYWLGRRGMRSKNGSRWLEAIRGRAPQERLEQAQARLAEHDVAVLVLSRLVPAGRIPVMLACLMADWPLRRFVRGNLPACLAWALTYQLIGILGGSLFPEPWQGVVTAVALTVVISAAPSVWRRIRKSDAA from the coding sequence GTGAGGTGGTGGTTCGCCGCGGCCGCCACGGCGGTGGTGCCGACGGAGTCCACGCAGCAGGCGATCGGCTATCCGTCGTTGTTCCTGCTGGTGTTGATCGGGGCGCTGGTGCCGGTGGTGCCGACGGGGGCGCTGGTGAGTTCGGCGGCGGTGGTGGCGTTCCATCAGACGGCGCCGTTCTCGCTGGCGCTGGTGTTCCTGACGGCGTCGCTGGCGGCGTTCCTCGGGGACGCGGCGCTGTACTGGCTGGGGCGGCGCGGGATGCGCTCGAAGAACGGCTCGCGCTGGCTGGAGGCGATCCGTGGGCGGGCGCCGCAGGAGCGGCTGGAGCAGGCGCAGGCGCGGCTCGCCGAGCACGACGTGGCCGTGCTGGTGCTGTCCCGGCTGGTGCCGGCGGGCCGGATCCCGGTGATGCTGGCCTGTCTGATGGCCGACTGGCCGCTGCGGCGGTTCGTGCGGGGCAATCTGCCGGCCTGTCTGGCGTGGGCGCTGACGTATCAGTTGATCGGGATTCTGGGTGGTTCGCTGTTCCCGGAGCCGTGGCAGGGTGTGGTGACGGCGGTCGCGCTGACCGTCGTGATCAGCGCGGCGCCGAGCGTGTGGCGCCGGATCAGGAAGTCCGACGCCGCCTAG
- a CDS encoding MBL fold metallo-hydrolase, with product MTQQSESTTTTAEPVPPQDTDSLVPPLADPRPPGERRVWPRTFHDRLTAPLPGLKALARFAREGSVRPGKEGLADVPRLPFAPAPLPRVDARTVAVTWAGHASWVLSIGGLTVLTDPVWSRRILGTPARITPVGVPWEDLPPVDAVVISHNHYDHLDAPTLRRLPRDTPVFVPAGLGRWFRRRRFTHVTELDWWEAAELSGVRFDFVPAHHWSKRSLLDTCRSLWGGWVLTAPDGQRLYFAGDTGYGHWFSRIGRRYPGIDLALLPIGAYDPRWWLSDVHCDPEEAVRAALDLGARRMAPMHWATFVLSAEPVLEPLRRVRAAWDKAGLAREDLWDLPVGGSRVLGQGLSAAQP from the coding sequence ATGACGCAGCAGTCCGAGTCGACCACCACCACCGCCGAACCCGTGCCCCCGCAGGACACCGACTCCCTCGTCCCGCCCCTCGCCGACCCCCGCCCGCCGGGGGAGCGGCGGGTGTGGCCGCGTACCTTCCACGACCGGCTGACCGCCCCGCTGCCCGGCCTCAAGGCCCTCGCCCGCTTCGCCCGCGAGGGCTCCGTACGCCCCGGCAAGGAGGGCCTCGCCGACGTCCCCCGGCTGCCCTTCGCGCCCGCCCCGCTGCCCCGCGTGGACGCCCGCACCGTCGCCGTCACCTGGGCGGGACACGCCAGTTGGGTGCTGAGCATCGGCGGCCTCACCGTCCTCACCGACCCGGTCTGGTCCCGCCGCATCCTCGGCACCCCGGCCCGCATCACCCCCGTCGGCGTCCCCTGGGAGGACCTGCCGCCCGTCGACGCGGTCGTCATCAGCCACAACCACTACGACCACCTCGACGCGCCGACGCTGCGCCGACTCCCGCGCGACACCCCCGTGTTCGTGCCCGCCGGGCTCGGACGCTGGTTCCGGCGGCGCCGGTTCACGCACGTGACCGAGCTGGACTGGTGGGAGGCGGCCGAACTGTCCGGCGTCCGCTTCGACTTCGTCCCCGCCCACCACTGGTCCAAGCGCTCCCTCCTCGACACCTGCCGCTCCCTGTGGGGCGGCTGGGTGCTCACCGCCCCCGACGGACAGCGGCTGTACTTCGCGGGCGACACCGGCTACGGCCACTGGTTCTCCCGCATCGGCCGCCGCTACCCCGGCATCGACCTCGCCCTCCTGCCGATCGGCGCCTACGACCCCCGCTGGTGGCTCAGCGACGTCCACTGCGACCCCGAGGAGGCCGTCAGAGCCGCCCTCGACCTCGGCGCCCGCCGGATGGCCCCCATGCACTGGGCGACGTTCGTCCTCTCCGCGGAACCGGTCCTCGAACCCCTGCGACGCGTCCGGGCGGCCTGGGACAAGGCGGGCCTGGCCCGCGAGGACCTGTGGGACCTGCCCGTCGGAGGCTCACGCGTCCTCGGCCAGGGCCTGTCCGCCGCACAGCCCTAG